The Vanessa atalanta chromosome 2, ilVanAtal1.2, whole genome shotgun sequence DNA window ctgagtattaatGTATTTCGATTATAAAGTGAGTGAAGTgaaagaaaagagcgtactctttcctgaaaggccggcaacgcacctgcaagccccccagggtgttgcagatgtccatgggcggtggtagtcactttccatcaggtgagcctactgttcgtttgccacctatgccataaaaaaaaacccatataattacaggcacaaagcacataacatcttatatcTTAAGGTTAGTGATGCATTAGAGATTAATGAGATTAAGCAATGGTCAAATTTTGTTGTGGTGATTACTTTCCGTTAAGccatccaataaaaaaaataacagtaaaagTTTGCGTGCGAAGTGATATAAATGTAAGGCATATATATCAAGCCAGTGAGCTATTGTGGATTCAGTTTCACAAATGGCACAAGATTCATTAAAGTTTGGGGTTTTGAATGACTAACGAGACATTCTTGGCTATGCTGACAAGCTGAGACTGCTGGCACAATTCATGGATATTCAAGAGAAACTAGAAATCTATGGACGCTGATTCAATCAAGGCTCAAGATTATTCGTGTAGTgttgtacaaaaattaaataattttacataaaaatatttgtgatgagaaaaataattttacaagacGACTGTGGCAAAAGAAAAGTAAGTTCACCTCATGTACCCAAATTAGAAGATTATTGTTATGAGCATCAAAAGCAAAAACGGGTCGATACGTAATTTGGAATGTAATGGaatgtaataaacataataaatttcgCAAGTAAAATCCAATGAAAAGATGAAgagagatattataaataaaactcacgTCTTCGGTTCCGATAGCCAAAGATTtctgaaagtatttttaagaaattataaggCATTGTTCCCGTTCTTAAGTAAGTAACACCGAGCCCGGGGCACGTTCGAAACTTATCTTCGTATAGAAATTTACcataatagaattatttgtgtaatttcTAAATTAACTGTTAaagtataaagatttaaaaatacagaaatacatTTTGGTATAATACACAAACAATATCGTATCATGTATAATCCCTAAGATTTCTCAAAAATGGTATTCTCTTCGTATTTTTCACTTCAGGTCTCATTTTTCTTTGACGTATAAAAtcgtttttcatataatttgaaaaaccaTGTAACCCAGtttttcatagattttatttactttatttatgacATGACAACTTGTTACGGTGATTAAGCTGctttacaattttaaagatttttttttaaataagtttcgtATTATTTCTTAGTTACTTAGTAGTAcgacttacaataaaaatttatttgatggCGTTCGCCTATTTccaaaattattgatttaaatagtcAGTCATAGTCGTTATCGAAATTAATAACTCTCTGATCCTAATATTGGCCGTTGACCTTGACTTGACCGCTAAGCATAAGATGGATTAGTAGCACCAAATATGCATATTAAATCTTTGACAGTATTTGGACTTACAAAACTCAGATAAGACTGAGGTTTTCTTAACACTGCTCAATATCGATTTGTTTGagcttaacataaaaataataagacttatgACCTTTTGCAAATTCCCTCATCGCCGAAGGGAAAATAAGGCTCGAAGaagtgaaaatattaattaaggatTAAATCAAGGGgtgtctttatattttatctttatttacggTCAATTTGAATAACAAAGAAACATAATACCCTTTTCGGTATAACAAACTGCTACCACAACAAAATAATGATCCCACGGAATGATCGCAATCCGTGCTATTTCGACAATGACGGTAATTGCTATTTCAAAGTGAGGGTTGAGTGATTTTCAATATCACAAACGGCCAGAAAAAAATCGGCACGTTCGtcgatgttatttaaaatatatttttaataatttattattttaattaggttttaattagactcgtgtattttattattgagtttgtaagcaaaaaataatgtgaatcaaaaaatcgataaaaaacaacacgttaataataattgcaaatttTGCAACCAGCTTCTAATTTAAAGGTAACTAACTAACTTTCATTGGTACCCTTTGTagactgcaataaaaaaaacgtcggtgttttaaaatactcaaaatttaaaatcccgtGGCAATCAGATAAGCAATTCGTGATAAGACTGAACTTTTACTCACCTTTCCGCGCTGCGGTTGAGGTTAAAATTAATCAtcattttatactaatttacaattataatgttCAAAGCAAATGTCTCGCATTTGCGGAGTTGGAAGACAAATAGCAGAGGCGACTGTGACAAATGATATCCACGCTGTACCACGGATTAGTGATAGTTATTATACTACCCGGCACGAAACTTGACCTAACATGGCGTCCTCTGCGCAGGTACAGTCCTTGCGAAAATCACGTACTAtctaaaaagcttaaaataaatatttaatatattaaagggtAGGTACGTAATAAAACACAACgggttaattattgtatatttagtaattattgtatcaataaataaataaaaagaaataaaaataaaatttagaaatattattagaaaataaattaatcactatcACTCAACGGCGTGAAACCCTCAAAATCAGCAAATGAAGTCGAAGTTCTTGGATTGGTACTGGGGTTGGTACTGGTGCTCGGACCGGGTTCGTCATCATCAAAGACTTCCCAATCGCTACTACTGCTGCTATCTGAATCTCCCACTTGAATAACAAGTTGGTCTGTCAACTGGTCCACTACATGGTCGCTTTTGCAATAGTCGTCTTCAATAGACCTTACTTTTGAACATAACTTTTGCCATTCACTTGATCCCATAGCATCTACCTTCTGTTTCACCAGTTCCATAACGCGTGTGACGTTCCACGCTACGTTTTTGCTGCTAACGTAACCTTTGATTGCGGCCCACGCCATTTCAATGGGGTTCAGATCCGGATGATAGGGCGGCAAGCGAAGGACACTATGATTGTGTTGTGCTAATAatctatcgatattataattttttaaattttctttgttcgtttttattagtTCGTACAACTGTGGCTTGTACATTGTTGGATCAAACGAAATTCCTTTTTCAGTCAGCCAGGCTTGCATGTCGCATTTCTTGGAGTTTGAATTTGGGGccaaattatattgtgtattatggTAGGATGCATTGTCTACTACCACGACGGATCTCGGTGGTAGGTTTGGTATTAATTGTGAAGTTAACCATttggaataattttcataattcatgtcGTCGTGATAGTCGCCCGTTTTGGCTCcggatttaaacattaataaaccatTTGGTATAAAACCGGCTTCAGACCCTGCATGTACCATAACTACCCGTTGACCTTTGGATATcggtttttttaaacctttttttgaacCGTCCGTCCACGCCTTGGAACTTGTGTGCGAAGCGTGGACATACGATTCGTCAGTATAAATTATGGGCCTTCCTTCATGTCTGTACTTTTGTATTGCttctaaatatttgattcgCTGTAATCTTATACTGGTTTTCTCAATAAgaacttttctattattttctgtTGCTTTCCATTTAAAGCCTAGATCCTTTAAGATGCGTCGAAGACTCCGTTCAGAtccttgataatttatatcCGATCGCAGTTTTGTCAGAAGTTTCGTAACTGTTgggatttcattatttgttaaatgaaaattatgaatgcATCTTTTGATAACTCCTTGATCGAAATTGTCTATACCAGTTACAGGTTTCGATCTAGCATGTTTTTTTCCAGGCGTCCGGAATACTGTGAGAAATTCTGACTGCTCAGCTTCTTTTACGATTCTCCGAACAGTGCATAGAGAGGTTTTTGTTGCTTCAGCTGTTCTCTCTTTAATTTGAGTATCACTTCTGCCATTagcttcgttttttaaaaaacagtaaacATCGTAAATCATTTTCCGAGCTTGTCTTTTtagaactatattattttttcttggcaTTTTAGTATACTTCGTTAAAATcttactataataacaaaagaaacaacccacaaaatcaacaatacaaaaacaaagttaataatcaaacacaattttacacaataaaaccgttatataataataacttatgttaATGAGCGTACACTAAGACAACACAGGAACATGCGCGGGCGACGGGAGACGCGGTGGCACTGCGCGGGGCCACGCATCCACCCGTTGCTATGGTTACTAGTAATGGCGGCCTTGTTTGCTATAGTAACGCGCTCCTCGCCTCAGACCGCACCTCAAACGAcatctattttttgttactgcGCAGAGTCAAGATTCGTGCCGGGTATTATAACGAGCACCGAGTGAGAGGTATGGAATCAATATAAAGAGAGGCTGTTGCGACTCGTCTCCGAATacaatatgaatttataaattccatGCGCCTTTCTCGACATCATAGAGATTTTGACGTTTTGAAGGTTTTGCTTTTGAATGTCATatcatctttaatttatatctaaactaatattataatttttttttagcattagcagcccgtaaatgtcccactgctgggataaaggcctcctctccctttgaggagaaggtttggagcatattccaccacgctgctccaatgcgggttggcggaatacacatgtggcagaatttcgttgaaattagacacatgcaggtttcctcacgatgttttccttcaccgccgagcacgagatgaattataaacacaaattaagcacatgaaatttcagtggtgcctgcctgggtttgaacccgaaatcatcggttaagatgcacgcgttctaaccactgggccatatcgactcaatattataaaattatatacgagaaagtaactccgtctatTACGCTTTCTCGACTAATaaactgaaccgaattttatgaaattcgtCATGAAGTAGGCAACCCAAGGAactttttgtataatacatgacaaccaaattttaaaacgcgagcgaaaacaagttttatgtttgttatagtCCGACTATACGAtactaaaaaaagtatttcaccCACGcccaaaatattttgtagtttctttattcaaatctaattatatacatacatacatctataaataagtgttatcaataaaattctTACCGTATAAGATATATACGCAATTCATACATCTCGATGaattttgtattcaattaaaaatatcatgtgAAAATAGTATCTGCCTTGGAATTATTGTATTATCTTTTTGTCGTTGAAGCCAAATATTTAACtgtatgttacaaaataatataaacataaatcaactattaattaattaccaaatattatttaaacaatttcgaCACAACACGggcaataaatttaatagaactCATACACAAATAGTACGAATGTGTATTATAATTCAGTAATGGAGGATGCTTAATAAGTAATtcggatttaaatattaatacatacaataattattctaaaatattatcattgcatgaatgagatttttttaataaatgataataaaattccgcagacatttttaactttgtcgtttcatagattcaagtcatttgtaaaaaatgcatTGGTAACgaagcatattattcgatacaagattatatagatgataaaaaagcgtggagctaatgctCGTTGGCAGgcttgacttccaggcaggagacatataTATGGCATAACATacatgtatttaactaacaagactgtattcttagatgttgaaaaagactaattactgagtttcttgccagttcttctcggcagaatctacattccgaaccggtggtagctttactttaaatagtttgttaaatgactattcaaaagtgcttataaaagcctacttgaataaagtatagttttatttgatttgttataCTTTGATCTCCTCAGACGTACGCTTTATCTTTCGTGTaagatacacattttttttttaatttaatcaagttTGCCTGCCtgtttttattatcaaacaGCATCACAGTTTAATTTtaggaatatatatatgtcgtggAAAaccaatcattttaattaaaagtcactGACATGATTGAAGTAGTAACGGGTAAACGCGGTGACGTCATTTGTTGTTGAAGTCACGTGGACAGAGTCGAGAGTAAGACTGTATAACGGACACTTGCGTTTAAGTAACCGACCAGCCCACACCTCCAAGGCGAAACTGTCGGTTTACCTAATTTTCGCTGATTTGTAATTCGTAGTAATAAATCCTTGCTAATTCCTACGAGTTTATTTCATACATCTTGATGGACCCCGTTAATTGAACACAGAAAAGGACGATCTTAACGCTCAGCCATCGCTGTTgccgtcatatatttttttttattatttctatgcaatttaatttaaatattaatctgcATTAGAAGTCGTTGATTCCCGACAATATCTTCTTTGACATGGTATATGTCCTGGAAGGGATGATATTTGTCTTATTGGATTCCTTAGCCGGTTGGGATCGTATTCGGGCAGTCTGCTCATAATCGGATCAACTTTGGATTGCCATTTGAAGACTGTAAAGCAAAATCACTTTGGTACCACTTGTGAGTTCTTTAATAGTGTTCCCAACACGTCTTCGTAAATACGAACATAATTTAGTGTTAACTAACTCAAATCCAAAgtcttaattcatttattttaagtgtttttagaAGTATGAGTGTTAACATAACGGTACTCGAAGTACTTTTactggtaaatatatttatacaaaaatcaaaCCAAAAACAAGACCTCGGGAACTTTGTTTATGTGATATATTATCACACGTACATcacctggtggtagggctctttGCAAGTTCGTCTGAGTAGGTAGCatccactcataatatattctaccgccagaaatagtatttaatattgttgtgttctgatttgaaggatGACCAAGGCTAATATGAAGGGAGCACTCAACAAGGTAAAACATATTAGAAGTAttattagt harbors:
- the LOC125068836 gene encoding uncharacterized protein LOC125068836; this translates as MVHAGSEAGFIPNGLLMFKSGAKTGDYHDDMNYENYSKWLTSQLIPNLPPRSVVVVDNASYHNTQYNLAPNSNSKKCDMQAWLTEKGISFDPTMYKPQLYELIKTNKENLKNYNIDRLLAQHNHSVLRLPPYHPDLNPIEMAWAAIKGYVSSKNVAWNVTRVMELVKQKVDAMGSSEWQKLCSKVRSIEDDYCKSDHVVDQLTDQLVIQVGDSDSSSSSDWEVFDDDEPGPSTSTNPSTNPRTSTSFADFEGFTPLSDSD